ATGAGACCGAATACAACAGAAAGATTACAATTACAGCAACGACCATGTGCCACATGTTGATAAAGACGAAAGGGCTCAGTGCTATAAAAGAGAATTGAATGCTAAATTCTGGAGGATTTGTCACACCTTCTGTAAGATTGCTGCCTTTACTGCAGGATCATTCGCATCCTGACTCGATTTAACCTTCATTCTTATGATTCGTTGTTTTATAATATCTGAAAACAGAAATGGACATAGATAAACATCCACAAAATTAAACTGTATTCTAAAAGCCATTGAAAGTAGTAAAAAATTAGCCTGAACAAGACTTTAACTCACTGCCGAGACAGAAGAAAGGCATTATCTCAGAGCATTCTGCAGTGTCAACCTGGCCATTAATAAATTTACCACAATTATCAGTC
This Neoarius graeffei isolate fNeoGra1 chromosome 3, fNeoGra1.pri, whole genome shotgun sequence DNA region includes the following protein-coding sequences:
- the LOC132882830 gene encoding uncharacterized protein LOC132882830, whose amino-acid sequence is MGKTDNCGKFINGQVDTAECSEIMPFFCLGNIIKQRIIRMKVKSSQDANDPAVKAAILQKIMEKMKEHGMAENVTIKWKQQPDGLVFHKIENKTGI